Sequence from the Patescibacteria group bacterium genome:
TTTTCCTTCTCGATTTCTTGCATTAGTTTTTTTAGAGTTAATCCTTGCACTGTGACGTCGTACAACTTAACCGAAATATTATGTTTCTCTAAATAAGCAGCAATATAAAGGAGTCCTAAAGGAGGATCGCTGACTTCATCGCCCATCGGCTCATTTTTTCTGCTAAAAGTTATAGGACAATTAATTAATAAAACTTGCGTCATAAAATGAATTCAGAAAAATATTTTATGTTTTTTGTTTGCAGGCATAGATTGCGCGTTTTTTGATTGAATAGTATTTTAGGAAGAGAACAAGGGCAGCGCTTGTGGTCGGAATGAAAATGAGGTCGCTTACTAAATTATTGCGCAAGAAAGGCAGGCCCATAAAGTAGCATTGGATTAACCCTAGCAAAGTATGGGGATACATATCCCAGAGCAACCAAACCCCAAAGTTAGTATAAAGATAGAAGAATAAAGAAGCTGCTATTCCCATCCCCGTCAGGCTTAAAATAAACTTATAACTGTATCCCCTCTTTTTGCGCACGAGCCAGCCGAAAAAACCAATCATTGCCCAGGCTGACCAAGTGAAGATTAAGATTAGATCGTTGCCAATATACATATCAGTTAAAGCGATAATGGTGAGCGGAACGATGACGGTATATGCGCCTCCCAAGAGAGAACCAGCCAGAAGACTGGCTACCATTACGGTTTCCACATTCGGGATATCTTTGAGAATAATCCGACCTATAGCGCCAAAAGCAATAAGGAAAATAGCGATTATGAGCTTAATTTTTGAAATTCGTTTGGCAAGCATAAGTTTAGTTTGGAGAAGAATTTAGAAAGAACTCTCTTCAAATCTAAATTCTATTTTGTCATCAGGCGATACTTTTTGTTCCGTAACGCCTACAGGCGCCATTTGCCCATTCACATAATAGAGCCAATATTTATTGTCCTGACCATTTTTGATTCCATCAATGGCTTCAATCAACGTCCCCAAATCGTATTGTTTAGTTTCTAAATTGATTTCATTTTGATTAGCTAATTTTTCCAAAAGATTATAGACCGTTTCCTCAGGCAGAAATTCTAAAGTAAAATTTTTTACTTGATCATTACCGAAATTAATAGAAATGGTTGCTTCTTTTTTGGAAATATCAGAGGGGGAGGTTCGGAGATTTTGGGCAGCATCTTGTTCAGCTGGTTTTTGGTTAAGATTAGTTTGGCTTCCACAGCCGCCGAGCAGCAAAAGGGAGATTATGAACAAAGCAGAAAGAGTAATATTTTTTCTTTGCATAAATTTAACATTAATTATGGCATTATAACTTAGATTTGGTTAGAGATCAAATAAAGGCATTATCTAAAGCCTGGGGACAAGGACAGGCGCGACGTTTTGGTATTTTTTCAATCATCTTTAAAATTAATTTTTTTACTTTCTGATTATTCTTTTGAAAAACTCTTAATACCTCCGCCGTAGTTACCGGTTTTATATCTTGATAGCCCTCCAATCCTGTATCATAATCCGTAATTAAGGCTATATTAACATAGCACATAGCCAGTTCTCGAGCTAAAACTATCTCTGGATAGACAGTCATATTGACCACTTGCCAGCCTTGGGTTTGAAACCATTTACTTTCTGCCCGCGTAGAGAAACGAGGACCTTGGATGACCACAATTGTCGCTTCCTCGTGATGAGAAATTTTTAATTCGGCGCAGGTTGTTATGGCTAATTTTCTTAAAACTGGACAATAGGGATCGGCCATTCCGATGTGGGCGACGCGGGGACCATTAAAAAAAGTATCCGCTCGATCTCGCGTGCGATCCACAAACTGGTCGCAAATAACAAAATCACCGGGTTGAATCTTGGGGGTAAGACTGCCTGAAGCGCAAGGCGCAATAATTTGTTTGACCCCTATTTTTTTAAATGCCCAAAGATTCGCCTGATAAGGAATTTTATGCGGCGGGAGTTCGTGCTTTTCGCCGTGGCGGGGTAAAAACGCAATACTCTTTCCTTTATATTTTCCAATCGTAAGAGGACCAGAAGGTTTACCAAAAGGAGTATCTATTTTTATTTTTTTCGCTTGGGAGATTAAAGAATAGAAACCAGAACCGCCAAAGACGCCAATTTCTGCTTTAAAAAGGGGCATAGTAGTTAGGTATTTAATTTTAGAAGCACATGTTTTTTATATCCTCTAATTTTTCGCTTGCCATCAAGATAGATGAGTTCAGCTAAAAGGGCAATGCCTATAATTTTACCTTGCATCTTTTTGACCAGTTTTATTGTCGCCGCGAGCGTGCCGCCAGTGGCAAGGACATCATCCACGATCAAAACCCTTTCCCCTTCCTTAATTGTATCGGTATGCATCTCTAGAATATTTTTTCCATATTCTAAATCATAAGTCTGTTGAATGACTTGGCGGGGCAGTTTACCCTTTTTGCGCACAATGGAAATACCCGCGTTTAGTTTATAGGCGACTCCGGCGGCGAGCAAAAAGCCACGCGCATCAATCCCCACCACTTTTTGAATTTTTTTCTTTCGGAAAGGTTGGACAAGTTTATCGATAGTATAATGATAAGCCCGCGCGTTTTCTAAAAGAGGAGTAATGTCTTTAAAACTAATCCCCTTTTTAGGAAAGTCAGGAATGGCGCGAATAAATTTTTTTAAATCCATATTTATATTGGACTAAACAGAATTAAAATTTTTGCAAAATGGTTATTTTTTGGCAATTACCTTTATCATTGGCCAAAATAATCTGCTGTTGTTTGCTATTTTAATGAAAGCATTTTTTAGTAATCTGGAGGAAATAAAATCAAAAGTTAATTTGACATTAAATTTACCTATAAGAACATCTTTAAACCCTGCTTGCTTGTGCATTTTTTTTAGGGTTGACCCTAAGAAAGAAAGTTCATAACCAAAGATCATATATTTTCCTTGTAATACCTTGATATGAATAAATTCCGCTATTTGTTTTAAAATTGGAAAATAAGGAATGTTGCCCCAAATTTGACGATATGTTAAGGAACCAAGATTTAAACAGGGAACCGCATTGAAAGAAATACCATCTTTTTTTAAGACACGATATAATTCATTAATACATTGCTGAGTATTTTTGAAATGTTCAATAACCCCTCCACCGTAGATCAAATCAACGCGATTTGTTTTAATCGGCAGGTGAGCAACATCTCCTTGAATAAATAAGTAATTTTTAATGCCGTGAGCTTGTAGAATTTTTTTAGCAACTTTAAGCGCGCTAAGGCTAAAATCTAGACCAATAACCAAATTTACCTTTTTGGCTAATACTTCCCCTGTATAGAAATAACCACTGCCGATTTCTAGAAATGTTAGATCCTTATTAATCTTTTTAACCTCAGTTATTTGGGGATATGTATTAGGCAAATTTTGTTTTTTAAATGTTCTATAAAGTTTCAGATAAGTTTTATTTTTAAAATTATTTTGATATGATTTTTCCCACTTAGATCGGGATAATTCCGCATCGGGAGGGAGGGGGGGCATAATACAGAAGATGTCATTATCAATTATTTTATACTTTCTGCCACAACTCTTACAAATCAGAAATTCTTTTTTTCTCTCTAAATCAGATTTACATTTATAACAACAAATATAATCTAATGGTTGGGTAGGCATAAGGTTTAGATGAGAACTTTAGTAAACCCCGTTAGAGAATTTCGTTCTCTAACCCCGTCTAGAAATTTATTTCTAACGGGGTCAGCATCCATATTTTTCCTACCACCGATTTCGTCAGCGGCTTTCTCTAACGGGGTAAATTATTTCTTTAGTATTTTTTGATTACTTCTACTTTATCCAGCTTTTCCATTTATATCTGCCAACTCTTCCTTGATTGAATTTTGGTTTTAAAAATTATAGATTTGATCTTAATCCCGCCATAAATAAAGCAGGATAAAAAACAGGCTAGAGGATGAAAAAACCAAGCAGAGTCTTGTTTTTTCCAATACCCTTTTAAGCTTTGAAAAAGGGTGGGAAAGAAAGTCAGAGAATAAAGGACAAATTTAACTAATTTCCCTCGTGGAAAATTTTTCCACTGATAAGTTCTTAAGCCCTTTGTTTGATAGTAAAGATAATCCTTGATTCTTCTTTTTTGTTTTTGGATAAAACTTCCTATGTTACCGGCAAATATATGGATAATGCCTATTTTAACTTTAGCATAAGTGGAATATCCTTTTTGAGTGAGGCACCAAATTATATCAATATCAAAAAAGTAGTCTTTAAATGGAACTTTTTCTAAATACTTTTTCCTAATTAAGAACCCATTAGCTCCTATAGTAGGAATTTGGGGTGGTATTAGTTTAAATTTTAGGTAATTTCCCCTGTCTTCACTTACAACAGGAAAACCGGTCCATTTTTCAGAAAGGAGGTTTTCGCGGTCATAATTGCCTAAAAAATAACAAAGGGGGTCATTCATTCCCATTAAAGCGGAATATCGGGTTATCATACCATCTTTTTTGCGATATGTGTAGCGGATAGGCTCCGTCCCTATTATTTCCGGATCAGAAAAAGGGGCAACCATTCTTTTTAGCCAATCACAAGAAGGTAAAATATTGTCGGAGTCAATTAAAGCAATAATATTATTTTGCGCTTGTTTTACTCCTATGGCTTTTCCGGCCTCCCCGGTTTTTAGAGGATTTTTGAGAATTTTATTAGTGTATTGATAGGCAATTTTTAAGGTATTATCTTGGGAACCAGCATCAATAATAATAATTTCTATCCGATCTCGGGGATAATCTTGCCTAATTATTGAGTGCAAGCATTGAGAGAGAGTTTTTGTGGAATTATAAGTAGGAATAATAACAGAGATAGAAGGAAGATTCATAACTTTTTTATTTTTGCCCCGTTTAGAAATAAATTTTTAACGGGGTTTATTCTCCTTCACTAAATACTCTAAATTTTTTATATATGCGGTAAATTAAGAAGTAAGAAAAAGTTTTGAGTTCATTGCCAATATCATCAAGAATAAGATGCAGGGTGAACGCGCAGGCAAGAGCGACTAAAATGGCTCGCTCATGGAATTGCCAGGTGATGAGCCAAAGCAGAATGACAATTTCGTACGAATGTAATGGCACCAGGACTTTTGAATTTCGGCGCATATAGTTTTCCGGATGCAAAAATTCTTTGATGTTGCAAGGATTGCGGGGTCTGCTTTTCCAGAAGTCCAAAAGATGATCAAGGTCAAGAATAACGCCAGTGAAAAGAAGTGCAATCGCGCCAGTTAAAGAGCGGGTAAAATAGTAGAAGGTGAAGGCTAGGAGGGTTGAGGAAAGAACATGTATTTTTATTCGCATATTTTTTAATAATTTTGTTCAAAGTCGGCAAGATGGGAGAACACAGCTTTAGCCCCGCGGGCAAGATATTTCAAATCATTGAGGTCGCGCAGCGAGACAATCTGGCGCAGGATAAATTCAGGATGGAAAGCGACTTTATAGGTGTCCTGGACAAATTTTTGCAATTGCGCGGAGGAAAAAGAGGTTTGCATTATTGCCTCGCGCATATCATAACGGTTCCAGTCTTCAGAAGTGAGCCATTTTTTTTGCTGGCATTCACGAAACAAAGGGGTACCCGGGTAAGGGATGACAATAGTGGCTTGGAGTGTTTTAGCATAGCCTTTGCGCAGGAGATATTTTCCCAAGCGCACAGTTTGCCGCGCTTCTTCTTCGGTCTCCCACGGATAACCAAACATAATTGTTACATGGGGAGACAATCCTGTTTTACGCGCCAGCTTGCAGGATGAGATGATCTTCTCTACCGTCATATTTTTACTTATCTTGTTTAACGTTTTCTCGCTGGCTGATTCTAAACCAAAAAGCAAAAAGCGGAAATTTGCCTTACGCATTAACCCATATTCTTTTTTGTTAAGGGCCCCGAAGCGCATATTGCAATCCAAAATCACTTTTTTATTATAGCCGCGTTCAATCATCCCGCGGCAGAATTCTTGCAGCCATTCCCCTATCGGGAAAGTGCCTGTATCATCCATTATTTCCTTAATTTGATATTTTTTAATTAATTCTCCAATTTCATCCAAGACATTCTCTGGGGTGCGGGTGTGGTATTTTGGATAAAGCGTGGTCCAAGAACAAAAAGTGCACTCGTGATGCCAACAATCGCGGCCAGCCATAATATAAGTTCCTGGTGTGCGGGAGAAATTGCCTACATCGTAGGCATAATTTTGCCATTCTGTTAGTTCGCGGTCAATGAAGGGCAGGGTATTGAGATTATGGTTGAGCGCAAATTTTCCCGTATTTTTAATCTCTTCATTATCGCGGTAATAAATTCCTGGCTCTAGATTTTGGGGGACAGGTTCTAGATTGGGTTTTAGATTTTGAAGGAAGTTTAAAAGCAGAAAATCGTAATCGCCGCCAGTTAAAACAAAGTCCACTTTGGAGTTCTGGAATGATTCTTCAGGCAACGCCGTGACATGGTCGCCGACAAGAATCGTTTTTAATGCAGGGATTTCTTTTTTTAACGCATTGGTGATTTTCCAGTGCCTTTTTACGGTTGGAGTTTTCGTTTCCATTACCACAATGTTTGGTTGAATTTTTTTCACAAATTCCAACCATTCCGCGTATCTCATTTCTTCGGCAATGCCGTCTTTCCAAATCACCTTAAAACCATTTTTTTGAAGTAAAGTGGCAGCTTGCGCCGGCACCACTGGATAAATGGGGCAATGGCGGCGAAACCATTGGAATTGGCGGTTCTGGGATAATAGAGGATAACCTTTTTTAGATGGCAGAGGTGGATAAGTAATTAAAGTTTTCAAGTGTTCTGACATTTTTTACATTCTTAATTTGCTTTTTAGGGTTTTTGTAAATAACAGACCTTGGAGGAATTTTACGCCGTAGACTAAATGGGTTAAGAATATATAAGGAATGACCAATAAGCCGACTAAAGGATTTTTTTCTCGGAAAGCAGACTCAATCGCCGCCCAGAGCATTATGCCAAGATATAGCAGTAAGATGATAATATCACCATATAGGAAATGAATATAACCATCCTTTTTTGCTAAGTAGCCTATTAGCGGGTTCGCGACTAATAATAGCACAAAAAGACTGGGAATAAAGTAAGCAAATTTCAAGGAGGTTGCGGGGAATTTTTTGGCAAAGAAACCGCGATGCAAGCCATAACCCGCAATTTGTCGCAGGTGGCTTAAGAGAGTTTTGCGGCGATGATGGTAAACAATGAGCTTAGGGTCATAAATTATATTACCGCCTGTCTGAGTTAGATCCAGACAGAATTTTGTGTCTTCTCCGGGCCAATATTGGGAGTTAAAACCCCCTATTTTTTGGAATATGTGTTTGCGCACTAAAAAATTTACCGAAGGCCAGTCGGTCACGGTTTTCCTTTTTTTACCTGGAATATAACGGTCCGCAATTCCTCCCCAGAAAGAGGAGGCAAGACATGCGCCGGAGGTTTTTTGGTGCAAGGAATCGTCTTGGGGGGTAATGGCAGGACCGCCTAGGGCGGCAATCCTGGGGTCTTGAAAATTTTTTTCCGCTTGCGACAGCCAGTCATTTTGTGGATAAGCGTCATCATCCAGAAAAGCGAGAATCTCTCCTTCCGCGTATTGAAGCGCTAGCGTTCTTTTCTCTGCGGGACCGATTTTCCCTGTGGGGATAATTTTCGTTTTGGGGAATGCTTCTTCTGACTTTGTGTCAGGAAAAATTAGAATTTCAAAATTTTGATGGGTAAGGTTTAAAAGGTGGCGAACTGTTTCGTGGATATAATCATTGATTCTGACTACTGGGATGATGATAGAAAATTGAGGCATCCTTGAAAGTATAAAATTAAAAATGAAAAATGTAAAATGACAGATCAAAATTTAAAATTTTACATACTAATTTTGCATTTCCATTTTACTTTTTAATCGCGTTTAGTTTTTAGCTTTTCAAAATATATAATCGTTTTTTTTAAGCCATCTTCTAAATTTACCTTTGGCGTCCATCCTAATTTTGTGCGCGCTAGAGTGATATCTGGCTTTCTTTTTACGGGGTCGTCTTCGGGGAGAGGATAGAATTTGATTTTAGAGTGAGAGCCGGTGAGTTCTATCACTTTTCTGGCTAAATCATCAATTTTGGTTTCCAGGGGATTTCCCAGATTAAAAGGTCCAATTTCTTTACTCTTCATCATCTTGATTAAACCAATGACTATATCATCAACATAGCTGAAAGAGCGGGTTTGCTTCCCTTTGCCATAAACGGTAATAGGTTTATTATCTAGAGCCTGGTTGATAAAGTTAGGAATCACGCGGCCATCATTATCGCGCATACCCGGACCGTAAGTGTTAAAAATTCGGACAATTTTCGCGTTGAGTCTGTATTTTCGGACATAACTCATAATCAGACTTTCGGCAAAACGTTTACCCTCATCATAACAAGAGCGGGGACCTAAGGTATTAACATAGCCGCGGTAGCTTTCTTTCTGGGGATGTACTTGAGGATCACCATAAACTTCAGAGGTGGAGGCTTGTAAAAAGATGGCTTGATGTTCCATTGCTAAATCTAAAAGACGGTTCACTCCCTCGGAGCAGGCTTTTAAAATCTTAGTAGGATAACGCGGAAAATCCACGGGAGAAGCGGGACAGGCTAGGTTATAAATTTCGTCAATTTTATCCGGCAAAGGAGGGATGTTCTCCGTAATATCGTGATCCATAAAGACAAAGTTAGGGTCAGAAAACCACTCCTTGATATTGTCGTAAGATCCGGTAATAAGGTTATCAATGCACAGGATTTTATTCTTTTCCTGAAGCAGATAGCGAATCAGATTAGAGCCGATAAATCCCGCCCCGCCGGTGACTAAGATAGTTTTTTTGTCCATATAATTTACCTTTTTAATGCTTCGGCCTTGCTCAGTACCTCTTCGAGCTTGAAGGCTCTTCAGAGCCTGAACGGCCTGAATTTTGCCGAAGGATTAATCTTAAAATTTTAGCTTAATATAGTGATTAATGTCAATTTTTTTGATATTTTTTTGATATATTTTTCCGTTTTTCCGATAGTTGATCATAATACCGCAATATTTTTAAACGATAGAAAACAGCCATAGTGTCCCAAAATGATTTATTGATTGCTGATAGACAAATAGAGCTGTGGTTGAAATCCATTTCAAGATTGACTGGAATTTCCATAATTTTGTAACCATAATGGTGAGCCAAGACGAGCAGTTCAATGTCAAAAGCATATTGCTTCACGAGGACCTTGGGGAAGATTTCGGCAAGCACTTCGCGTTTAAATAATTTTAAGCCCACTTGGCTGTCTTTGATATCCATTTGAAAGAGGGTTTTAACCATAAGCTGCGCCGCGCGGCTCAAGACTTGACGCTTTAGGGGGTAAATCACTCGCGACTGCGGATGTCTCTTTGAGCCGATAATCACGGGTACTTTGAATTTCTGATAGCAATTGATAATCTGAATGATGTGCGCGGGGTCAAATTCCAGACCAGCATCAAAGAAGATAATTAAATCGCCGCTTGTATGATTGAAGCCATATTTTAGGGCATAACCCTTTCCCCTATTTTGAGGATAGCCTAGAATGATGATAGAGTGAGAGTTGTAAGCAGAGGCAATCTCGTAGGTCTTATCTTGTTTGCCATCGCAAATTACAATAATTTCCGTGAGGTACGGGAGCGATTGAATGGTATTCTGGACCGCCTCAATTGTTTGGCTAATTTTGTCTTGCTCGTGATAAGCAGGAATCAGAATGGAAATTTTCATTATGATTACAGAAGATTTGAAGTATTTTTTGATTTATTTAAGGCAAGATTTCCCCTTCTTTCCCAGAAATAGAAAATCATCAGTCCTCCGAATAATCCAGCGAGGGAGATCAGGAGATTAAAAACAATTTGTCTGATTGAGCCGTGACGCATTAAAATAAGCAGGATTTCCAAGATGCTGGTTGCGATTAAGATATAAATGAATTTAAATTTGTGAACGGAAAGATAATAATTAATTAAGATATTATCCAGCGAGAGGAAAAACATAGTGATAGCGCTAAAGCCCACTAAAGGGGAAATAACAAGGTAAGAAGAGCCAAAAAGCATCTTAATAATTAGTTGGGGAAAAAGGAAATATGCTATTACCCCTAAGCCTGAAACAAAGCCGACTATTTTCAGGGACTGTTTTAAAAGATGTTGGTGATCCTTGCCCTTTTTATGCCTTTCCGCCACCATTGGAAACATCACCGCCGCAATGGCGCCCGTGGCAAAGAAGATAATTTGGCTTAATTTAGAAAGAGCTGAATAAAGCCCTGCTTCGTGAGCGGAAAAGAAGTGCTTCACCATAATAACGTCAATGTTGTAAAGCGCCGTGAGACAGAAGAGGGTAATCAATGCGGGTAAGGCAAAGGATATAATTTTATAATCCTTAATTTTATTTCGCGGAGTGTAAAGAAAAATGAATCTAAGGGGCAGGAAACTCACTATAAAAGCAATTAAACTCGCGACAACCATTGCGCCCAGCGCGCCATATACTTTTAGGCTCGTCAGAACCAAAGCCGCGCCCAGAGAGGTTTTAATTAACGCCTCTGTCAACAAATTCCAGGCGAGGGATTTGAAAAGTTGCAAACCCTGAAGGATGCCGCGAGTCGCTGGCACTACAAAAGCCAGAAGCAAGATAAAATTCAGAGTCAGAATTAATTTTAAAGAAGGTATTTGCAAGAAATGAGCAAGCCATGGTGCCATAATGCAGAGAGCCAAGAACACGCCTAAACCCACCAGGATTAAATTTTTTACAAGATATCGCAGTAAAAAATGGAGTTCTCCATAGTTTTTGTTGACTTTCAGATTGCTCGCGAGTTTAACAATGACCATACTAACGGTGGACATCGGGATGGATAAAATTATACTCACGGAGATTAAGGAGGCTAAAACGCCATAGTCCGCCGGTCCCAAGGCTCT
This genomic interval carries:
- a CDS encoding DUF4430 domain-containing protein, with protein sequence MQRKNITLSALFIISLLLLGGCGSQTNLNQKPAEQDAAQNLRTSPSDISKKEATISINFGNDQVKNFTLEFLPEETVYNLLEKLANQNEINLETKQYDLGTLIEAIDGIKNGQDNKYWLYYVNGQMAPVGVTEQKVSPDDKIEFRFEESSF
- a CDS encoding S-methyl-5'-thioadenosine phosphorylase, with translation MPLFKAEIGVFGGSGFYSLISQAKKIKIDTPFGKPSGPLTIGKYKGKSIAFLPRHGEKHELPPHKIPYQANLWAFKKIGVKQIIAPCASGSLTPKIQPGDFVICDQFVDRTRDRADTFFNGPRVAHIGMADPYCPVLRKLAITTCAELKISHHEEATIVVIQGPRFSTRAESKWFQTQGWQVVNMTVYPEIVLARELAMCYVNIALITDYDTGLEGYQDIKPVTTAEVLRVFQKNNQKVKKLILKMIEKIPKRRACPCPQALDNAFI
- a CDS encoding adenine phosphoribosyltransferase, whose translation is MDLKKFIRAIPDFPKKGISFKDITPLLENARAYHYTIDKLVQPFRKKKIQKVVGIDARGFLLAAGVAYKLNAGISIVRKKGKLPRQVIQQTYDLEYGKNILEMHTDTIKEGERVLIVDDVLATGGTLAATIKLVKKMQGKIIGIALLAELIYLDGKRKIRGYKKHVLLKLNT
- a CDS encoding class I SAM-dependent methyltransferase; the protein is MPNTYPQITEVKKINKDLTFLEIGSGYFYTGEVLAKKVNLVIGLDFSLSALKVAKKILQAHGIKNYLFIQGDVAHLPIKTNRVDLIYGGGVIEHFKNTQQCINELYRVLKKDGISFNAVPCLNLGSLTYRQIWGNIPYFPILKQIAEFIHIKVLQGKYMIFGYELSFLGSTLKKMHKQAGFKDVLIGKFNVKLTFDFISSRLLKNAFIKIANNSRLFWPMIKVIAKK
- a CDS encoding glycosyltransferase family 2 protein, giving the protein MNLPSISVIIPTYNSTKTLSQCLHSIIRQDYPRDRIEIIIIDAGSQDNTLKIAYQYTNKILKNPLKTGEAGKAIGVKQAQNNIIALIDSDNILPSCDWLKRMVAPFSDPEIIGTEPIRYTYRKKDGMITRYSALMGMNDPLCYFLGNYDRENLLSEKWTGFPVVSEDRGNYLKFKLIPPQIPTIGANGFLIRKKYLEKVPFKDYFFDIDIIWCLTQKGYSTYAKVKIGIIHIFAGNIGSFIQKQKRRIKDYLYYQTKGLRTYQWKNFPRGKLVKFVLYSLTFFPTLFQSLKGYWKKQDSAWFFHPLACFLSCFIYGGIKIKSIIFKTKIQSRKSWQI
- a CDS encoding radical SAM protein translates to MSEHLKTLITYPPLPSKKGYPLLSQNRQFQWFRRHCPIYPVVPAQAATLLQKNGFKVIWKDGIAEEMRYAEWLEFVKKIQPNIVVMETKTPTVKRHWKITNALKKEIPALKTILVGDHVTALPEESFQNSKVDFVLTGGDYDFLLLNFLQNLKPNLEPVPQNLEPGIYYRDNEEIKNTGKFALNHNLNTLPFIDRELTEWQNYAYDVGNFSRTPGTYIMAGRDCWHHECTFCSWTTLYPKYHTRTPENVLDEIGELIKKYQIKEIMDDTGTFPIGEWLQEFCRGMIERGYNKKVILDCNMRFGALNKKEYGLMRKANFRFLLFGLESASEKTLNKISKNMTVEKIISSCKLARKTGLSPHVTIMFGYPWETEEEARQTVRLGKYLLRKGYAKTLQATIVIPYPGTPLFRECQQKKWLTSEDWNRYDMREAIMQTSFSSAQLQKFVQDTYKVAFHPEFILRQIVSLRDLNDLKYLARGAKAVFSHLADFEQNY
- a CDS encoding glycosyltransferase, translated to MPQFSIIIPVVRINDYIHETVRHLLNLTHQNFEILIFPDTKSEEAFPKTKIIPTGKIGPAEKRTLALQYAEGEILAFLDDDAYPQNDWLSQAEKNFQDPRIAALGGPAITPQDDSLHQKTSGACLASSFWGGIADRYIPGKKRKTVTDWPSVNFLVRKHIFQKIGGFNSQYWPGEDTKFCLDLTQTGGNIIYDPKLIVYHHRRKTLLSHLRQIAGYGLHRGFFAKKFPATSLKFAYFIPSLFVLLLVANPLIGYLAKKDGYIHFLYGDIIILLLYLGIMLWAAIESAFREKNPLVGLLVIPYIFLTHLVYGVKFLQGLLFTKTLKSKLRM
- a CDS encoding SDR family oxidoreductase; amino-acid sequence: MDKKTILVTGGAGFIGSNLIRYLLQEKNKILCIDNLITGSYDNIKEWFSDPNFVFMDHDITENIPPLPDKIDEIYNLACPASPVDFPRYPTKILKACSEGVNRLLDLAMEHQAIFLQASTSEVYGDPQVHPQKESYRGYVNTLGPRSCYDEGKRFAESLIMSYVRKYRLNAKIVRIFNTYGPGMRDNDGRVIPNFINQALDNKPITVYGKGKQTRSFSYVDDIVIGLIKMMKSKEIGPFNLGNPLETKIDDLARKVIELTGSHSKIKFYPLPEDDPVKRKPDITLARTKLGWTPKVNLEDGLKKTIIYFEKLKTKRD
- a CDS encoding glycosyltransferase; translation: MKISILIPAYHEQDKISQTIEAVQNTIQSLPYLTEIIVICDGKQDKTYEIASAYNSHSIIILGYPQNRGKGYALKYGFNHTSGDLIIFFDAGLEFDPAHIIQIINCYQKFKVPVIIGSKRHPQSRVIYPLKRQVLSRAAQLMVKTLFQMDIKDSQVGLKLFKREVLAEIFPKVLVKQYAFDIELLVLAHHYGYKIMEIPVNLEMDFNHSSICLSAINKSFWDTMAVFYRLKILRYYDQLSEKRKNISKKYQKN
- a CDS encoding oligosaccharide flippase family protein; the encoded protein is MNIFQTINLKLKKNKLIKNSYILFLGSMSASVGNYIFHLVAGRALGPADYGVLASLISVSIILSIPMSTVSMVIVKLASNLKVNKNYGELHFLLRYLVKNLILVGLGVFLALCIMAPWLAHFLQIPSLKLILTLNFILLLAFVVPATRGILQGLQLFKSLAWNLLTEALIKTSLGAALVLTSLKVYGALGAMVVASLIAFIVSFLPLRFIFLYTPRNKIKDYKIISFALPALITLFCLTALYNIDVIMVKHFFSAHEAGLYSALSKLSQIIFFATGAIAAVMFPMVAERHKKGKDHQHLLKQSLKIVGFVSGLGVIAYFLFPQLIIKMLFGSSYLVISPLVGFSAITMFFLSLDNILINYYLSVHKFKFIYILIATSILEILLILMRHGSIRQIVFNLLISLAGLFGGLMIFYFWERRGNLALNKSKNTSNLL